A segment of the Capricornis sumatraensis isolate serow.1 chromosome 8, serow.2, whole genome shotgun sequence genome:
TTGCTTACCAGAACATTTAGTTCCAAATTAAAGAAGCAGACAAGACCTGAAGCAAGGTGGAGGGGCTGAGGATGAGCAAATAGGTGGGAACCTTGGCCATGTGACTAGAGTGGAGGTTCCCAGGGAGGGGTTGTGGGCTGCTTGTGTCAGACCCTCTGGGAGTTGGTCCTTTCCAGGGCCGGGTCTAGAGGCTGGTATGCAGCATTTGGGCCAGGAAAAGTGGGGGCTACTGTGTTTTCTTAGCAGCTTGCTGTCTGCCTCATTGTTGGCACCCAGAGGCAGTGCACTTGTGGACTTCTCTTCTAGGTCACTATGTTCATGCTGGCAACATCCTTGCGACTCAGCGCCACTTCCGCTGGCACCCAGGTGCCCATGTAAGTTGCTTTGTGCTTCCTTCCACCCCCACTTTTTCTTCACCTCTCCATGCTCCTGAGCACAGTAATTATAACAGTTGCATCTGTTGGGTGCATACCAAACGCCAAGCATCACGCTGATTCCTGGGCCTGCATTATCTTATTTCATCTTTACTCCCATCCTGAGGGTAGGTAGGTATCATTTGTATTTTATAGGTGGGATGCCAGAAACTTAGAAAGGGGCTCCTGGGGtagtgacagagctgggatttgaaccaggTCTGATGACTCCCAGGTCACTTTTTTACCTAACCCCCATTTCTTGGAAGAGGAGATTTCTAGtgatttaagataattttttaatcttgagaaactaatttcagttttttcatttttaagaattccTCCTTTGCATAAAGTTGTTATTAGGTCCCTGAAAGACAACTTGAATTTAATAAAATAGGATTCAGTATATGGGCCAGAAATTAGGTCCATACCAGGCAGGAATTTCAGCATCAGCAAGTTAGTATCACTTGCTAAGGCAGGAAAGTTCTGTAACCCAGACCTATGCTCTGTTCTTTACATTGTTTAAAATGTTagtttagtttcttctgtactctattccctcctcccttcttacCTCTTTTTTGGCAATTTCAGTAGGCACAGAAAGACTGATGGTAACCTACAATTATTTCAGAAATGCCAATTTGTATGTGAATTGACTGTATGtgtagtaacttttttttttttaagaattcgaGACATTCAGTATGTGGCTATGTTCATTTTTAGTTCtactaaaataacaacaacagtaataaaaACTAATATGTTTTGACCTGGGCAGTATTTTAAGCTCTTTCtgattattaattttaatttaattctcaAGATGACCCTATGAAGTAGTTAATATTTATCCATATTTTACAGTTGAAAAAAGTGAGACACAGTGAAGTAAATTAACTTGCTCAGATCACACCGTAGTAAGTCGTAGCGCTGGGATTTGAACCAGAGTCTGTTCTTTTAATTTGAGAGATGCTGAATAATGCAGGACTGCCTGGATAAAACTTGCCACAAATCTAATCTCAAGTTCGATAAACGAAAAAAAGCTAAGATATGTATAgttaataatatgtatatatttaataaacagtTTATTTTAATCTCTTCGCTCATATTTCTCACCTGAAAATCAGATTTAGACATAGTACCTACTTCACAAGgtgagaattaagtgagttaATGTGTATAATAGTGCTTGGAATAGTGCTTACACACAGTAAGTATGACACAGTATTAGCTTTTatcattgagtgagtgagtgaagtcgctcagtcgtgtccgactctttgcaaccccatggactgtagcctaccaagctcctctgtccatgggattttccaggcaatagtactggagtggattgccatttccttctccaggggatcttcccgacccagggatcgaacctggacgctttaccgtctgagccaccagggaagtcccaacgtTTATCATTACTTTTGTTTAATTAGTATATGCATTATGTATATAGCTTTGAGCCTAAACTTCACCATATAGATGAAAATGTTGCATCAAACTAGTGTTATGGTAAGCCTCCCAGAAGCAGGCTCCCAGGAGCAGTGATTAGACCTTTTCCTGGGCCTGGTTTGGGCATCTGTCCAGTGTGGCTTCTGGCCACCTGTACAGATAGAAGTCCAGGCATTACCCTCAGGGACTGAATAACCACTAGGATTGGCTATTGGAGTTTTCTTTTCCCACCTTTATCGTGGAATCATTACCAAGCCCACAGGGAAAGGGAGCCTTGGATGGAGCTTTCTGAACCCTCCCTTTTGGCCCCAGGGCCTGAATCTTTGTGAAGAGTCTATCCTAGAGCCCTGGGATGGGCCCCCCGGCTGTCCAGCTGACTACTCCGTGTGTTGCAGGTGGGGCTGGGAAAGAAGAAATGCCTgtatgccctggaggagggggtaGTCCGCTACACTAAGGAGGTCTACGTGCCCAATCCCAGCAACTCGGAGGCTGTGGATCTGGTCACCAGGCTGCCCGAAGGCGCTGTGCTCTACAAGACTTTTGTCCACGTGGTTCCTGCCAAGCCTGAGGGCACCTTCAAACTGGTAGCTATGCTTTGACCTCCTGGTTGAGGCCTTTGGAGGCCAGGTGACAGGAGAGGATGGTACCAGACATCATCAAGAGTTGGAGTGATGACAAGGCCTCCCAGTGAAGGAGTCTGCTTGGCGGTGACTGCAAGAGACTCTGAAGTGACTGGTGGAAGCCCTTTGGGAGACCTGATCTGGGGCCAACAATAAAGTTAGCTAGTGTCGAGTTTCTGCTATTTGGGGACAAACCTGGATGGAGCGGCATATTGATCTGTTTATTCACGTTCTCAGGTGTACACAGGGGAATGAGAAGAGGGGACTCCAGAGGAAGGACTTTCCTTCTTCCACAAGGAAGAGGAGAGCTCGTACAAGGAGAGGGTGTACAAGCTCCTGGATCCCACAGAAGTCAGGTTGCGGAAAGAGTGGGTAGGAGGGGCCAAGGGGCCAATAGAGAAACCCAGTGTGGTTGTGTTCTTTCCTGGATCCTTCCCCTCCTGGATCCCACAGAAGTCAGGCTGGGAAAGAGTGGGTAGGAGGGGCTAAAGGGCCAGTAGAGAAACCCAGTGTGGTCGTGTTCTTTCCTGGAGCCACATTCAGAGGGAACTGGGGCGGTAGCCCTAGAAATGGTCACGTGGCAGATCCTTTCCTGCCTGTGTGGGTCCAGGGCAGAGAGGCCCCATCTGGCCTGGAATACTAAGGTCCTTCCAGGGATGAGGAAGATACATCACTGGATACGATTCCAGGGATGAGGCAGATTGGGTGACAAATGAGCTGCTTTCTTCTCACTCAGAGACACACCACGCTGGCATTGCTTTCTGATTCTTGGTGTAGCGAAAACCGTAAActacagcaaagaatctgccctcaggaATACTCATTCTGGTCCTAGAGTGGGCTGAGAGCAGGCCTTCATTGTCAACCCAAGACCTTTAAAGTCTTGGCTTGAGTGGAAGGGTGAAGAAGGAAGTCTCAGTGGGGATGGACAGTCATCCTGGGTGTTAGAGGCAGGCGGTGTTCACTGCAGTCCCAGGGATAGCTTGCCCAGTTAGTGGCTTCTTCCCAAGGACTGTTCTCTGCCCTGAAGGCAGGAGCTGCAGGGGTAGCGGGCAGAGAAGTCTTCATTCTGGAGGTCTGCTTTGGATTTGTCGCCTTGATTCTCGGGGCATGGCCCCAGATTTCCCACCTCCTGCAAAAGTGACCCAGGGTATGTTGAGGTCTTATACTAAGGCCCAGCTGGAGGAGATTGCTGGGAGCATCTCCATAGGCTTGGTGCTGTCCCTGCCAGTACCTTGGAGAAGCTGGAAGGGGCAAGATGGAAGAAGTGCTCCCTCCTATAGTGTTTCCCTGAGCAAGCAGTTGGCTGCTTCCTGTGGTGGTTGAGCAGAGCCCTGGTTGGGTGATGGTTGCAGATATGACCTTAGGGCCTCCTTATAGCTGGATGGCAGCTGGGAGAAGTAGAGCAAAGATATTGCCCCTTTCCTGACAATCCCATCTGCACCCCTGCCCACACAtactcctcttccttctttggcTTTTGCTTTCTGTATCTCCTTTCCTCCAGTGATGGTCCTTCCTGGAGACAAGTTGAATCTTAGAGCTCTTGTCTCCATGGAAACTTTTCCTGCCCAGGCTAAATCACTTACCTGGACTAGGATCTGCCATCCTTTACCAAAGAGGTGAAGTGGAGCCTCTAGCCTCTAGCCAAATCCTAGGCTCTCTATCTGTGATCTTTCCTTGTCCCAGGGGCTCCTATTAGGTATTTACATACAATTAAAAAGTAATAAGGAAAAAATGCTGAGTTCTCCAGGGCACTCAAGGGTGGGACGACTGAACATTAACCTCCCTGCGGGCCCAGAGCCAAAAGCACTGTGCAGTCAGTCAGCTGGAGCATCTGCTGCTGCTCATCCTTTGGAACACTCATAGTGGGACAGGGAAGCTGGCTCCCACAGGGGTAGCTGGTAGCTGCTTTGCAAGCCCACCACCCTGAGGATAGCCCTGTGACtgagggagccaggcaggcttGCACAGCTGTTCTCCAGCTGCCATCTGGGCCCTTCCCACCAGGATGAACCTCAGATCAGAGTGCCACACACCCTTCTCTCTTAAGAAGCCTCTCTAcacttcctcccctccttcctctggcCACTAGGTCCTGGCACACACTTCTCCCCcgccctgcccctctccccaaaTCCCAAGTGGCAGCCCCAAGGGTTCTATCTCACCTGCATCCCTTGGGCCTCGGCACCTTTCCACTGCCTGGACCTTGGTGGGGTAGTCCCATGGTGCTAAGGGGAGAGGTGTACTCCTAGGAACCATGAAAGATGACTCAGAGTGAAGCTCAGGGTTTAGAGTCAGTGAGCAAGAGAGCAGAACCCAAACCTTTTTTGAGCAGAACCCAAACCTCCCCCCATCTTGTTCGTTCTCTTTCTCCACCAGTCCAAAGCACAAAGCCCAGACCCTCAGCATTTTGGAAATGCACTCAGGTATAAATTCTACTGTTTTCTAGCCACAAGCTCATTCATTCACAATTTGGCAGCCAGCTCTGATGACACTTGTGGGAAAGTCAGAGAATACCTGTGCTTACCTCTCCATCTTCTCTGATGTTCAGGGTTGGGGTTGGAACTGGGGAGGCTGCAGGTCCAaagatttcttttgctttttgtacCCAGCATCCCATGTGGTGCCCCGTACTGGGGAAGAAGGCTGACAGTACAGTAGTCACCACCCACAGAAGTTAGTTCTGGGCTTCCCCTTGGGAGCTAGGGAGAGTGTGGGCCTCCAACTGCTTGGAGAGCTGGGAAGACCATTGTTTTCACCAGCAGCTCCCAGTACAGGGTCCTGTTGCCAGAGTGGCTGGGGAGTGAGCTGGCCAGGATGTTGTTAACCTTTTCAACACTACTTCCTTGGCCCAGAGGGAACCCAGACTGGAAGATCAGTGTCCATAGAGTAGACCCAGAGGCCCCGTCCATACTGAGCAGAGAGAGCGGATGCCCTTTTGTGGTGATTGGGGTAGGAGGCCCTGAAGGTAAGGGGTTAATGGGTAGGCATGTTTACATATTGGTTGGGGCTCCAAAAGAATTGATGAGAGCAAGGGATGGGGCAGCTCTGGGGCTTTGTGGGTACAGCCACTCAGCAGGATGGTCATGATAAACACCAGCATAGGACTTCTCCCACAGAGCCACCAGACATCGGGTTCAGCCTGGGGCTGGCCTGCATGAACCCATCTCACCTCCCCAGACTGTAATTCTACTCCAGAAGTTGGGTAGGAATGACCTGCTGGGACCAGGATCAGCTTCCCGTGCATGGgaaactggggggggggggggggtggggagcgcggggcggggggggggggcaggcagCTCCCTTTCTGCCACTGCGTCCATTTCCTATGGCAGAGATTTGTGAGGACAGAGCAGCTATATCCTGTCTTCCTTCAGCACAGGAAAGGAGTAATGTGTGTAAGGGCGTTTACAGAGGACAGACTCAGGGAGGAGAGCTTGTGGCAGGGGCAGGCACCCTTAGAAATTCAATCAGGGGAGGGAGGGCTCAAGCGTCTGAAGTTAGACTCCTGGCACCCAGCCTCTAGAACTCAGCAGGAAAGGGACCTCAGGGTTCATATACCAACTGTACACAGCATTCTTCCCAAGTGGCTTGCTCTTGGTGACCCTACAGATGAAGAGGCTGGActtctggcctctgctgagggGCCAAGGGTGCATCTGCTCCAACTCTGTGACTTGGGACAGCAAGAGctactcaccagtggccacaacTAAGGCTAGGAGACTGTTCTCCACGGTAACCTCTGCATGGGGAGCAGCTTGGCAGAGGGGTGCCAAGAAAGGGCACTTTCTTAAACAATCTTAAGGACAGCCACAAGACAGGCTTCCCCTGCACCCCGACAACCCACCATCCCCACAGAGCCAACCCCCAACCCAGGAACCCTGATCCAGGGGAGCAGCTTCATTCAAAGCCAGCGTGTCTGTGAGCAGCCTTCTAGGTTCTCAGCTTCTGCCCCTGATCTGTACCATGCCAGGACCTAGGGTCCCATAGATGAAACTCTACTCTGCAGGCCTAGCAGCCATGAGGGTCCCTCAAAAACCTGCAGAAGAAGGGGTTGGCAGGAACAGGCTAGGCTTCTCCTGACCTCAGAAGACAGCCAAGGCAGCTCCCCTCACCCAGATCTATGCACCTCTCAGTTGGGATCACCTCCCAGCCCTACTTTGCCCCGCCCCCTGCTTCCCAATGGCCCAGCTAACAGGGCGACAGATGCCAATTGGCTGTCCTCTGGTCTTTGCTCCCATCTCTAATGGAATAGAAGTGTCCATGGTTGTCCTGGAAACCAGGCACAAAACAGGA
Coding sequences within it:
- the MRPL27 gene encoding large ribosomal subunit protein bL27m is translated as MALAVLAWKTRTAVTALLSPPQAAALAVRYASKKTGGSSKNLGGKSPGKRFGIKKMEGHYVHAGNILATQRHFRWHPGAHVGLGKKKCLYALEEGVVRYTKEVYVPNPSNSEAVDLVTRLPEGAVLYKTFVHVVPAKPEGTFKLVAML